A stretch of the Arthrobacter stackebrandtii genome encodes the following:
- a CDS encoding response regulator, with the protein MSSTYTVLIVEDDFHVGRLHASYVDAVPGFRALPPASTAALGLKAVHESAPDLVLLDVYLPDATGLDLLGSIDVDAMMLSAASDPATIRKALRRGALGYLIKPFTAEVLASRLRGYARYRRLLSDSVTLTQDRIETAWQALHPAATTSGPKSVSATETAVLAALAARPDQSTAEVAAAVGISRTTAQRYLSALADDGAVTIGLRYGSTGRPEHRYSAATD; encoded by the coding sequence ATGAGCAGCACTTACACCGTCCTGATAGTTGAGGACGACTTCCATGTGGGCCGCCTGCATGCCAGCTATGTCGACGCCGTTCCAGGGTTCCGGGCCCTGCCGCCTGCATCCACTGCGGCCCTCGGGCTCAAGGCCGTCCACGAATCGGCTCCGGACTTGGTCCTGCTGGACGTGTACCTCCCGGACGCCACCGGGCTGGATCTGCTCGGCAGCATCGATGTGGACGCCATGATGCTCAGCGCCGCCTCGGATCCGGCCACCATCCGCAAGGCCCTGCGGCGTGGCGCCCTGGGGTACCTCATCAAGCCGTTCACGGCGGAAGTGTTGGCGTCGCGGCTGCGCGGTTACGCCCGCTACCGGCGGCTGCTGTCCGACAGCGTCACCCTCACCCAGGACAGGATCGAAACTGCGTGGCAGGCACTCCATCCGGCCGCCACCACGTCGGGGCCGAAATCTGTCTCCGCAACCGAAACGGCGGTGCTCGCCGCCCTGGCCGCCCGCCCGGACCAGTCGACGGCGGAGGTGGCCGCCGCGGTTGGGATCTCGCGGACCACCGCCCAGCGCTACCTTTCCGCTCTGGCCGACGACGGTGCCGTCACCATTGGCCTGCGCTACGGCAGCACCGGCCGCCCGGAGCACCGCTACAGTGCGGCCACTGACTGA
- a CDS encoding prepilin peptidase translates to MVTRLLELWENSTTAFLAAAAACLYLVWLAVQLSVVDIRTHTLPDRLVLPAYPVAGVLLLVAAVAGGMPALAGAAAAGALAMAALYWVLWAVQPAGIGFGDVKLAGVLGLFLGFLGWQHVVLGTAAGFVVGGLWGIALIVSRRGTAKSAIPFGPSMLAGTLATMLLLPV, encoded by the coding sequence ATGGTCACGCGGCTGCTCGAGTTGTGGGAAAACAGTACGACGGCGTTTCTCGCCGCCGCGGCAGCCTGCCTGTACCTGGTGTGGCTGGCTGTGCAATTGAGCGTGGTCGACATCCGCACCCACACGCTGCCCGACCGGCTGGTGCTGCCTGCGTATCCGGTGGCGGGGGTGCTGTTGCTGGTGGCGGCGGTGGCGGGCGGAATGCCGGCCCTGGCCGGGGCGGCCGCGGCGGGCGCGCTGGCGATGGCGGCGCTGTACTGGGTGCTGTGGGCGGTGCAGCCGGCCGGGATCGGCTTCGGTGACGTGAAGCTGGCGGGCGTGCTGGGCCTGTTCCTGGGTTTCCTTGGCTGGCAGCACGTGGTGCTGGGAACCGCTGCGGGCTTCGTGGTGGGTGGGCTGTGGGGGATTGCGCTCATCGTCAGCCGGCGGGGAACGGCCAAGTCCGCGATCCCGTTCGGCCCGTCGATGCTGGCCGGGACCCTGGCCACCATGCTCCTGCTGCCCGTCTGA
- a CDS encoding IS110 family transposase translates to MTALSIVSHCHPFVVGVDTHARNHVYAILDATNGALLDTQSFPTTAAGINRAIKWVARRTNADADTLWVIEGAASYGAILAGTVAAHGFPVTEAPRMDAKKNRGVGKTDALDAHRMGMAVLSLPVEKLRCPRLNEGIRQGLRILVTARESMTKGRTRSINALNALVRSNNLGIDARRKLTPVQIEEISRWRERVEELALSIARSEAVRLAKHILDLGEQLESNEQKLDELVKVSEAAPLLEEKGFQAVAAAKCLVAWSHEGRVRSEAAFSCLAGVNPIPASSGNTVRHRLNRGGDRRLNSALHMAAITRMTYDSETCDYVEKRRAEGKTDKEIRRCIKRYLARRVFRILTAAAQATKVQEAA, encoded by the coding sequence GTGACCGCTCTGTCTATCGTCTCTCATTGCCACCCATTTGTCGTGGGTGTCGACACTCACGCACGCAACCACGTCTACGCCATCCTTGACGCCACCAATGGCGCACTGCTGGATACGCAGTCTTTCCCGACTACCGCGGCCGGTATCAACCGCGCCATCAAATGGGTCGCACGCCGCACCAACGCCGACGCCGATACCCTCTGGGTTATCGAGGGAGCCGCGTCCTACGGAGCGATCCTCGCCGGTACCGTAGCCGCCCATGGATTCCCCGTTACCGAGGCTCCTCGTATGGATGCCAAGAAGAACCGCGGTGTCGGTAAAACCGATGCCTTGGACGCCCACCGGATGGGCATGGCCGTGCTGTCGTTGCCGGTCGAGAAACTGCGCTGCCCCCGCTTGAATGAAGGGATCCGCCAAGGCTTGCGGATCCTGGTCACCGCCCGCGAGTCCATGACCAAGGGCCGTACCCGTTCGATCAACGCATTGAACGCTTTGGTACGAAGTAACAATCTCGGCATTGATGCCCGCAGGAAGCTCACCCCAGTCCAGATCGAGGAGATCTCACGCTGGCGTGAACGCGTGGAAGAACTGGCTTTGAGTATCGCCCGCTCCGAGGCGGTCCGCCTCGCCAAACACATCCTGGACCTCGGTGAGCAGTTGGAGTCCAACGAGCAAAAGCTGGACGAGCTGGTCAAGGTCAGCGAAGCCGCGCCCCTGCTTGAGGAGAAGGGATTCCAGGCGGTCGCCGCGGCGAAATGTCTGGTGGCGTGGTCGCACGAGGGACGGGTCCGTAGCGAGGCTGCCTTCTCCTGTCTGGCCGGCGTGAATCCCATCCCCGCATCGTCCGGGAACACCGTTCGGCATCGGCTGAACCGTGGAGGCGATAGAAGGCTCAACAGTGCTCTTCACATGGCCGCGATCACCAGGATGACCTACGACTCTGAAACCTGCGACTACGTCGAGAAACGACGTGCCGAAGGTAAGACCGACAAAGAAATCCGACGTTGCATCAAGCGCTATCTGGCCCGTCGGGTGTTCAGGATTCTGACTGCCGCGGCTCAGGCGACAAAGGTGCAGGAAGCGGCTTGA
- a CDS encoding PhoH family protein, with protein MRTYVIDTSVLLSDPRAIMRFAEHHVVVPIVVVSELEGKRHDPELGYFARAALRLLDELRETHGGLDTPVPLGHDGGTLRVELNHVSLEVLPAGMRGMDNDSRILAVAKNLASEGHEVSVVSKDVPMRVKASALGLAAEEYRNELVPDSGWTGVAEVDATDDEVAALYSQEPVPIPDAAVLPVNTSLIISSNRGSALGRVGEDRQVRLVRGDREVFGLHGRSAEQRLALDLLMDPEVGIVSLGGRAGTGKSALALCAGLEAVLERNEHRKVVVFRPLYAVGGQELGYLPGSESEKMNPWAQAVFDTLGSVVSETVMDEIMARGMLEVLPLTHIRGRSLHDSFVIVDEAQSLEKNVLLTVMSRIGQRSKIVLTHDVAQRDNLRVGRHDGVAAVVETLKGNPLFGHVTLTRSERSPIAALVTEMLERAEI; from the coding sequence CTGCGCACCTACGTCATCGACACTTCCGTTTTGCTCTCCGACCCCCGCGCCATCATGCGCTTCGCCGAACACCACGTGGTGGTGCCGATCGTGGTGGTCTCCGAGCTGGAGGGCAAGCGCCACGACCCCGAGCTGGGCTACTTCGCCCGTGCCGCCCTCCGCCTGCTGGATGAGCTGCGCGAGACCCACGGCGGACTGGACACCCCCGTTCCCCTGGGGCACGACGGCGGGACGTTGCGTGTGGAGCTCAACCACGTTTCGCTTGAGGTGCTTCCGGCGGGCATGCGGGGAATGGACAACGATTCACGCATCCTTGCCGTGGCGAAGAACCTGGCCAGTGAGGGGCACGAGGTCAGCGTGGTCTCCAAGGACGTGCCCATGCGCGTCAAGGCCTCCGCGCTGGGCCTGGCCGCGGAGGAGTACCGCAACGAGCTGGTGCCCGATTCCGGATGGACGGGCGTGGCCGAGGTCGATGCCACCGACGATGAGGTGGCGGCGCTGTACAGCCAAGAGCCCGTGCCCATCCCGGATGCCGCCGTGCTGCCGGTCAACACTTCGCTGATCATCAGCAGCAACCGCGGCTCCGCACTGGGCCGGGTGGGCGAGGACCGGCAGGTGCGGCTGGTGCGCGGGGACAGGGAGGTGTTCGGCCTGCACGGGCGCTCCGCCGAGCAGCGGCTGGCCTTGGACCTGCTCATGGACCCGGAGGTGGGCATTGTGTCCCTGGGCGGACGGGCCGGCACCGGCAAGAGCGCACTGGCCCTGTGCGCCGGGCTCGAAGCGGTTCTGGAACGCAACGAGCACCGCAAGGTGGTGGTGTTCCGGCCGCTCTACGCGGTGGGCGGGCAGGAACTGGGCTACCTGCCGGGGTCTGAGAGCGAAAAAATGAACCCGTGGGCGCAGGCCGTGTTCGACACCCTGGGGTCGGTGGTCTCCGAGACCGTCATGGACGAGATCATGGCCCGCGGCATGCTGGAGGTGCTGCCGCTGACGCACATCCGCGGCCGCTCGCTCCACGACTCCTTCGTGATTGTGGACGAGGCTCAGTCGCTGGAGAAAAACGTGCTGCTGACGGTCATGAGCCGGATCGGCCAGCGCTCCAAGATCGTCCTCACCCACGACGTCGCCCAGCGCGACAACCTCCGCGTGGGCCGGCACGACGGAGTGGCAGCCGTGGTGGAGACGCTCAAGGGCAACCCGCTGTTCGGGCACGTGACGCTGACCCGTTCGGAGCGTTCGCCGATCGCGGCGCTCGTGACGGAAATGCTGGAGCGGGCGGAAATCTAG
- a CDS encoding YoaK family protein: MQKHRRSEMTLAAVLACAAGFVDAVGFIHLGGYFVSFMSGNSTRGGTSLAEGNWMGFAIAFGLVAAFLFGVITAAILRRLVPSRKRLAVLLYVTAALASAVALFDLGVAGWLAPAMMAVAMGAENVIFERDGEVSIGLTYMTGTLVKMGQHIANAVTGGDKTLWQRYALLWLSLTTGSIIGGVAYLALNLNALWIAVAVLVGGVLFNDWIRRNPPRPPATRVVL, from the coding sequence GTGCAAAAACACCGGCGCTCCGAAATGACCCTCGCCGCCGTGCTCGCCTGCGCGGCCGGGTTCGTGGACGCCGTGGGCTTCATCCACCTGGGCGGCTACTTTGTCTCCTTCATGAGCGGGAACTCGACCCGGGGCGGCACGTCCCTGGCCGAGGGAAACTGGATGGGCTTCGCGATCGCCTTCGGGCTGGTCGCCGCATTCCTCTTCGGCGTCATCACCGCAGCGATCCTGCGGCGGCTGGTCCCGTCCCGCAAGCGGCTGGCCGTCCTGCTGTACGTGACAGCGGCACTGGCCAGCGCCGTCGCACTCTTTGATTTGGGCGTGGCCGGGTGGCTGGCGCCGGCGATGATGGCGGTGGCGATGGGTGCCGAGAACGTCATTTTTGAGCGCGACGGCGAGGTCAGCATCGGCCTGACCTACATGACCGGGACGCTGGTGAAGATGGGCCAGCACATCGCCAACGCGGTGACCGGCGGTGACAAGACGCTGTGGCAGCGGTATGCGCTGCTGTGGCTCTCGCTCACGACGGGGTCGATCATTGGCGGCGTGGCGTACCTGGCGCTGAACCTGAACGCGCTGTGGATTGCCGTGGCGGTGTTGGTGGGCGGGGTGCTGTTCAACGACTGGATCCGCCGGAATCCGCCGCGCCCGCCGGCCACGCGCGTGGTTTTGTAG
- a CDS encoding isoprenyl transferase: protein MRMPKILYNFYERRLANSLDLSSVPAHIGVMVDGNRRWAKQFNAPTSQGHQAGADKILEFLGWCQDLGIKVVTLYMLSTDNMSRSPEELDELMGIIANTLDLLDADTDISVHAMGAPELLPDYLAARLSSLTARVPAKERIHVNMAIGYGGRREIVDAVRELLHDADSAGRTMADVADTLTVDDISKFLYTRGQPDPDLVIRTSGEQRLSGFLMWQSAYSEFYFCEALWPAFRKIDFLRALRDYAGRSRRFGN from the coding sequence ATGCGGATGCCAAAGATTCTCTACAACTTCTACGAACGCCGCCTGGCCAATTCGCTGGACCTCTCCAGCGTCCCCGCCCACATAGGCGTGATGGTTGACGGCAACCGCCGCTGGGCCAAGCAGTTCAACGCCCCCACGAGCCAGGGCCACCAGGCCGGCGCCGACAAGATCCTGGAATTCCTCGGCTGGTGCCAGGACCTGGGCATCAAGGTTGTCACCCTCTACATGCTCTCCACCGACAACATGAGCCGCTCGCCGGAAGAGCTTGATGAGCTCATGGGCATCATCGCCAACACCCTTGACCTGCTCGACGCCGACACCGACATCAGCGTCCACGCAATGGGCGCCCCGGAACTGCTGCCGGACTACCTGGCCGCACGGCTCTCCTCGCTCACCGCCCGCGTTCCCGCCAAGGAGCGCATCCACGTCAACATGGCTATTGGTTACGGCGGGCGGCGGGAAATTGTCGACGCCGTCCGGGAGCTCCTGCACGACGCGGACTCCGCGGGGCGCACCATGGCAGACGTTGCGGACACCCTGACGGTGGATGACATCTCCAAGTTCCTTTACACCCGCGGCCAGCCCGATCCCGACCTGGTCATCCGCACCTCGGGGGAGCAGCGCCTCTCAGGATTCCTGATGTGGCAGAGCGCCTACAGTGAGTTCTACTTCTGCGAGGCCCTGTGGCCGGCGTTCCGGAAGATCGACTTCCTGCGGGCGCTCCGCGACTACGCCGGACGCAGCCGCCGCTTCGGCAATTAG
- the trhA gene encoding PAQR family membrane homeostasis protein TrhA, whose amino-acid sequence MTSTAELKPTWRGWLHAGTAPLVLIAGILLVVFAPGTAAKVTCAIYIFTGVLLFGTSALYHRGNWSPSAKATLKRLDHSNIMLVIAGTYTPLSYLMLPRPTATLLLWMIWIGAIAGVIFRVLWVGAPRWLYVPIYVLLGVTALFFLPQFWAAGPLPTILICAGGAMYIAGAVIYGIKKPNFSRRHFGFHELFHALTVAAFATHFLAVVLVVFA is encoded by the coding sequence ATGACGAGCACCGCCGAACTCAAACCCACCTGGCGCGGCTGGCTGCATGCCGGAACGGCGCCGCTGGTGCTCATCGCCGGGATCCTGCTGGTGGTTTTTGCCCCGGGAACCGCCGCCAAGGTTACGTGTGCCATCTACATTTTCACCGGCGTGCTGCTTTTTGGCACGAGCGCGCTATATCACCGAGGGAACTGGTCCCCGTCTGCCAAGGCCACCTTGAAGCGGCTGGACCACAGCAACATCATGCTGGTGATTGCCGGAACCTACACTCCGCTGTCGTACCTGATGCTCCCCCGCCCCACCGCGACGCTGCTGCTGTGGATGATCTGGATCGGCGCCATTGCCGGCGTCATCTTCCGGGTGCTGTGGGTGGGCGCACCGCGCTGGCTGTATGTTCCCATATACGTGTTGCTGGGCGTGACGGCGCTGTTTTTTCTGCCCCAATTCTGGGCTGCGGGGCCGCTGCCCACCATCCTGATTTGCGCGGGCGGGGCCATGTACATCGCGGGCGCCGTCATCTACGGCATCAAGAAGCCCAACTTCAGCCGCCGACATTTCGGCTTCCACGAACTGTTCCACGCCTTGACTGTGGCCGCCTTCGCCACGCACTTCCTGGCCGTGGTGCTGGTAGTTTTCGCCTGA
- a CDS encoding ABC transporter permease encodes MTAFISTMVEAWSELRIHKTRVLLALVGVALSVAVLTTVVGMGTLAREGMRVDSERNGGREATLSVTAFPRGPENAGTATLDEVLQGAVDRYGFTHASRFTQTQARFQFPDGVQMVDLMAVDPAYGDITRVDISQGSWFAADDADRLAPAVVVNEAFYQVAGRPNITTNPKVTVIGTGPVTGVLIGVVPNMYPEERPRAVMLTEAVDALGISGDMFGPVGRELRVWVPPGMADELTEVLTREVAPQLPDYDVGVYRSDYAAWGDPFAPVQLAVSGIAALILLLGAVGLLNISMVTVRYRVREIGIRRSFGATSGRIFTGVMMESVVATTVAGALGVMLAVAVVKNPWVEEKIAPGLDVYPAFPVEAALLGLGSAVVVGAFAGAIPALVAIRVKVIDAIRF; translated from the coding sequence ATGACGGCGTTCATTTCCACCATGGTGGAGGCCTGGTCGGAGCTGCGCATCCACAAGACCCGCGTGCTGCTGGCACTGGTTGGCGTGGCACTTTCCGTCGCCGTGCTGACCACCGTGGTGGGCATGGGCACGCTGGCCCGCGAGGGCATGCGTGTGGATTCCGAGCGCAACGGCGGCCGCGAGGCAACCCTGTCCGTCACCGCCTTCCCGCGCGGTCCGGAGAACGCCGGCACGGCGACGCTGGACGAGGTGCTGCAGGGCGCAGTGGACCGCTACGGTTTCACGCACGCCTCGCGGTTCACGCAGACGCAGGCCCGCTTCCAGTTCCCCGACGGCGTCCAGATGGTGGACCTCATGGCGGTTGATCCGGCCTATGGCGACATCACCCGGGTGGACATCTCCCAAGGTTCCTGGTTTGCCGCGGACGACGCCGACCGGCTGGCTCCCGCCGTCGTCGTCAACGAAGCTTTTTATCAAGTTGCGGGACGGCCGAACATCACCACGAATCCGAAGGTCACCGTGATTGGCACGGGGCCGGTGACGGGGGTTTTGATCGGCGTGGTGCCGAACATGTATCCGGAGGAGCGGCCGCGGGCCGTGATGCTGACCGAGGCCGTGGATGCGCTCGGGATCAGCGGGGACATGTTTGGGCCGGTGGGGCGGGAGCTGCGCGTCTGGGTGCCGCCGGGCATGGCGGATGAGCTGACGGAGGTGCTGACCCGCGAGGTTGCCCCGCAGCTGCCCGACTATGACGTGGGCGTCTACCGCAGCGACTACGCCGCCTGGGGCGACCCCTTTGCCCCGGTGCAGCTGGCGGTGTCGGGGATAGCGGCGCTGATTCTGCTGCTGGGGGCCGTGGGGCTGCTGAACATTTCCATGGTCACGGTGCGCTACCGGGTGCGGGAGATCGGCATCCGGCGCAGCTTCGGGGCCACCTCCGGGCGCATTTTTACCGGCGTCATGATGGAGTCCGTGGTGGCCACGACGGTGGCCGGTGCCCTGGGCGTCATGCTGGCCGTCGCGGTGGTGAAGAACCCGTGGGTGGAGGAAAAGATCGCTCCGGGCCTGGACGTGTATCCGGCGTTCCCCGTGGAGGCCGCGCTGCTGGGCCTGGGCTCGGCAGTGGTGGTGGGTGCCTTTGCGGGCGCCATCCCCGCCCTCGTGGCGATCCGCGTAAAGGTCATTGACGCCATCCGCTTCTAG
- a CDS encoding ABC transporter ATP-binding protein, with the protein MPEAWPQDDGGTAGQGNPPLVDLRDVTRTVLLPDDEQLHILRGIDLQIRVGDHTAIVGRSGCGKSTLLNILGLLDSPTTGTMAFEGRPVAKLGNNARAKMRGASIGFVFQQFNLLPGRSALENVMTPLMYGTAKEFWQRNKIAMDMLDRVGLAARAATQPHMLSGGEQQRVAIARALVRRPRLILADEPTGALDVETGQAVMDLLDTIATESGAALVTITHDLNVAARARTRYRLDTGVLSMDASAEPDLVAVGA; encoded by the coding sequence ATGCCGGAAGCCTGGCCGCAGGACGACGGCGGCACAGCAGGCCAGGGCAACCCGCCGCTCGTGGACCTGCGGGACGTGACCCGCACCGTCCTGCTGCCCGACGACGAGCAGCTGCACATCCTGCGCGGCATCGACCTGCAGATCCGGGTCGGCGACCACACGGCCATCGTGGGCCGCTCCGGCTGCGGCAAGTCCACGCTGCTGAACATCCTGGGCCTACTGGACTCGCCCACCACCGGCACCATGGCCTTTGAAGGCCGGCCCGTGGCGAAGCTGGGGAACAATGCGCGCGCCAAAATGCGCGGTGCCAGCATCGGATTCGTGTTCCAGCAGTTCAACCTGCTCCCCGGACGCAGCGCCCTGGAGAATGTCATGACCCCGCTCATGTACGGCACGGCGAAGGAATTCTGGCAGCGCAACAAGATTGCCATGGACATGCTGGACAGGGTGGGCCTGGCGGCACGCGCAGCCACGCAGCCGCACATGCTCTCCGGCGGTGAGCAGCAGCGCGTGGCGATCGCCCGTGCACTGGTTCGCCGTCCCCGCCTGATCCTCGCCGACGAGCCCACGGGCGCCCTCGACGTGGAAACCGGGCAGGCCGTCATGGACCTGCTCGACACCATCGCCACGGAGTCCGGGGCCGCCCTGGTCACCATCACCCACGACCTCAACGTGGCAGCCCGCGCCCGCACCCGCTACCGGCTCGACACCGGTGTGCTCTCCATGGACGCCTCCGCGGAACCCGACCTTGTGGCGGTGGGAGCATGA
- a CDS encoding efflux RND transporter periplasmic adaptor subunit produces the protein MRVLRRIVFPILWLLLIAVIAAALVKLAFFDGIQQENAQLQPEAQIQAPVVAATVDTVTNTVELQGAVQEDPAVPVRVTAVGKVVYFFVNEGAQVAAGDQLFQIRSEVMPDPTEIVQPEAPAEGDEPAPPAAPPAPVYTYTDVLAPAAGTLNSLTVLLNQEVSVGDTAGSVLPGTFSIAGTLTTAQQFRLLDKPATAIGTVVNGPAPFSCQNVTLSSKEAAEDPAAPSDPMAGAMGPDSQSGGSGAGQVSCAVPADVRVFSGLGATITLTAGESQNVLTLPLTSVKGSVQKGLVWLPSEDGAGQPEEREVVLGLNDGVKVEIVSGLAEGESVLEFVPGADAPMPEDGQMAGFGRIGG, from the coding sequence ATGCGGGTCTTGCGTCGAATAGTTTTTCCAATCCTGTGGCTGTTGCTCATCGCAGTCATCGCGGCGGCACTGGTCAAACTGGCCTTCTTCGACGGGATCCAGCAGGAAAACGCGCAACTGCAGCCCGAAGCCCAGATCCAGGCGCCCGTGGTGGCGGCCACCGTGGACACTGTCACCAACACCGTTGAACTTCAGGGTGCCGTCCAGGAGGATCCGGCCGTTCCCGTGCGTGTCACGGCAGTCGGCAAGGTGGTCTACTTCTTCGTCAACGAGGGTGCCCAGGTGGCAGCCGGCGACCAGCTGTTCCAGATCCGCTCCGAGGTCATGCCGGACCCCACTGAGATTGTGCAGCCGGAGGCCCCCGCGGAAGGCGATGAGCCTGCCCCGCCGGCAGCGCCGCCGGCACCCGTCTACACCTACACGGACGTCCTGGCCCCGGCCGCCGGAACCTTGAATTCCCTGACGGTCCTGCTGAACCAGGAAGTCAGCGTCGGCGACACCGCCGGCTCGGTTCTCCCCGGCACCTTTTCCATTGCCGGGACGCTGACCACGGCCCAGCAGTTCCGCCTTCTGGACAAGCCCGCCACCGCCATCGGCACCGTGGTGAACGGCCCGGCTCCGTTCAGCTGCCAGAACGTGACCTTGAGCAGCAAGGAGGCCGCCGAGGATCCGGCGGCACCGTCTGATCCGATGGCAGGAGCCATGGGGCCGGACAGCCAGTCAGGCGGCAGCGGTGCGGGGCAGGTCAGCTGCGCCGTTCCCGCTGACGTGCGCGTGTTTTCAGGGCTCGGCGCCACCATCACACTGACGGCCGGCGAGTCGCAGAACGTGCTGACCCTGCCGCTGACATCCGTTAAGGGCAGCGTTCAGAAGGGGCTGGTCTGGCTTCCCTCCGAGGACGGCGCCGGCCAGCCTGAGGAGCGCGAGGTGGTGCTTGGCCTGAACGACGGCGTAAAGGTTGAGATTGTCTCCGGCCTGGCCGAAGGGGAGTCTGTGCTCGAGTTTGTTCCCGGCGCCGACGCCCCGATGCCGGAAGACGGACAAATGGCCGGCTTCGGCCGGATTGGCGGCTAG